One Halorientalis litorea DNA segment encodes these proteins:
- the nth gene encoding endonuclease III codes for MGTPLASREAQTEEVIERLYEEYPDTTISLNFSNRLELLVAVILSAQCTDERVNTETEHLFEKYQSVEDYAEADEAELAEDLNSITYYNNKAGYIKNACQQMLDDHDGEVPDTMAALTDLPGVGRKTANVVLQHGHEVVEGIVVDTHVQRLTRRLGITEEKRPEAIEADLMPLVPEDDWQQFTHLLISHGRAVCTARNPDCADCALEDICPSSKLDSDTDLASGEAW; via the coding sequence ATGGGCACGCCGCTCGCCTCCCGGGAGGCACAGACCGAGGAAGTCATCGAGCGACTGTACGAGGAGTACCCCGACACGACCATCTCCCTGAACTTCTCGAACCGCTTGGAGTTGCTCGTGGCTGTCATCCTCTCGGCACAGTGTACCGACGAGCGCGTGAATACCGAAACCGAACACCTCTTCGAGAAGTACCAGTCGGTCGAGGACTACGCCGAGGCCGACGAGGCGGAACTCGCCGAGGACCTGAATTCGATTACGTACTACAACAACAAGGCGGGGTACATCAAGAACGCCTGCCAGCAGATGCTCGACGACCACGACGGCGAGGTTCCCGACACGATGGCGGCACTGACTGACCTCCCCGGCGTCGGCCGCAAGACGGCGAACGTCGTCCTCCAGCACGGGCACGAAGTGGTCGAGGGCATCGTCGTCGACACGCACGTCCAGCGGCTGACCCGGCGGCTGGGTATCACCGAGGAGAAACGACCCGAGGCCATCGAGGCGGACCTCATGCCGCTGGTACCCGAGGACGACTGGCAACAGTTCACCCACCTCCTCATCAGTCACGGCCGTGCAGTGTGTACCGCGCGCAACCCCGACTGTGCGGACTGCGCCCTCGAAGACATCTGTCCGTCGTCGAAACTGGACAGCGACACCGACCTCGCCAGCGGCGAGGCGTGGTAA
- a CDS encoding DUF7321 family protein: MVGLSDAAIATVVLFAVTLSFPCFLYGAWIMIDAEGVTWGVLTHHLKFILTGLLLTTVPLLTWMLPRLLTQIGGATVVHAFLGLQAYAMLTFAFTGIVRVFRAKYEHDLYNDYDEDVLLDEIGSEQMQFWRRRIRIGVFGYVFFWLLAYLVGLTRFLFKYAL, translated from the coding sequence ATGGTCGGGTTGTCGGACGCGGCGATTGCCACTGTCGTCCTTTTCGCCGTCACGCTCAGTTTCCCCTGTTTTCTCTACGGCGCGTGGATAATGATAGACGCCGAAGGGGTCACGTGGGGCGTGCTGACCCACCACCTGAAGTTCATCCTGACGGGACTGCTCCTGACGACGGTCCCGCTCCTCACGTGGATGCTCCCGCGCCTTCTCACGCAAATCGGTGGCGCGACCGTGGTCCACGCGTTCCTCGGATTACAGGCCTACGCCATGCTCACGTTCGCGTTCACGGGTATCGTGCGCGTGTTCCGCGCGAAGTACGAACACGACCTCTACAACGACTACGACGAGGACGTACTGCTCGACGAAATCGGGTCCGAGCAGATGCAGTTCTGGCGGCGACGCATCCGCATCGGCGTCTTCGGCTACGTGTTCTTCTGGCTCCTCGCCTACCTCGTCGGTCTCACCCGATTCCTCTTCAAGTACGCCCTGTAA
- a CDS encoding DUF7319 domain-containing protein: MADPESPPNGRRGDDEQAGDRAVTADAGTGEADEADGADPAEGGSATAEDAETETPTTEQLRAEVEEKYDFDEFGPEQMAEMSPEEWEAAFDPDTWITGEELLDRVEADLKYRVAIRDVFARVERLRDGNLVAYSDQGYALVQPDGSVEGFGTVVRDVKPVVALCSMDDYDAPDMPDGEVLPDPAEVPEGTGELGNRVLQVIAGVQVLAGVGLLLAWLGFVTGLLSAPRGGQDVNLTLLVVAGIGFLIIGLVLFMVVANARLSDRFRAEEFRNRLRAVGVGEGEYPEFLPVENGRWVGDEGDGRSSIPADDGGDDGTEQSD, from the coding sequence ATGGCCGACCCAGAGTCGCCACCGAACGGACGTCGGGGGGACGACGAACAGGCCGGGGACCGAGCAGTCACCGCCGACGCCGGCACGGGCGAGGCGGATGAGGCGGACGGAGCGGACCCGGCGGAGGGAGGTTCGGCGACGGCGGAAGACGCGGAGACGGAGACGCCCACGACGGAACAACTCCGTGCGGAGGTCGAAGAGAAGTACGACTTCGACGAGTTCGGCCCGGAACAGATGGCGGAGATGTCACCCGAGGAGTGGGAGGCGGCGTTCGACCCGGATACGTGGATAACCGGCGAGGAGTTGCTGGACCGGGTCGAAGCGGACCTCAAATACCGCGTCGCCATCCGTGACGTGTTCGCCCGCGTGGAGCGACTCCGGGACGGGAACCTCGTCGCGTACTCGGACCAAGGGTACGCGCTCGTCCAACCGGACGGGAGCGTCGAGGGGTTCGGCACCGTCGTCAGGGACGTGAAACCCGTCGTCGCACTCTGTTCGATGGACGACTACGATGCACCGGACATGCCGGATGGGGAGGTACTGCCGGACCCGGCGGAGGTTCCCGAGGGGACCGGCGAACTCGGCAACCGCGTCCTGCAGGTCATCGCAGGCGTACAGGTGCTGGCTGGCGTGGGCCTCCTGCTGGCGTGGCTCGGGTTCGTGACGGGACTGCTCTCCGCGCCGCGTGGCGGGCAGGACGTGAACCTGACGTTGCTGGTCGTCGCGGGCATCGGCTTCCTGATAATCGGCCTCGTCCTGTTCATGGTCGTGGCGAACGCACGACTGTCCGACCGGTTCCGGGCGGAAGAGTTCCGGAATCGGCTCCGGGCAGTCGGCGTCGGCGAGGGGGAGTACCCCGAGTTCTTGCCGGTCGAGAACGGTCGGTGGGTCGGCGACGAGGGCGACGGCCGGTCCAGCATTCCCGCCGACGACGGCGGAGACGACGGCACCGAACAGTCGGATTGA
- a CDS encoding halocyanin domain-containing protein, with amino-acid sequence MNRRDFIRTAGGTAGATAAVSASVGTAAASEEGGGGGGPDFGGYLSGANNYDGSVVDATGQDEVTVEVGAGSTGLAFGPAAVHVDNGATVVWEWTGEGGAHNVVAEDADFESGAPIGQAGNTYEYTFEEDGVYNYYCQPHKGSGMVGSVVVGTDYPTASSDGGGGGELNPIHMGVPFQAHFVGIATILMMVVSLIFTFFLLKYGESAHTKGGSD; translated from the coding sequence ATGAACAGGCGGGACTTCATCCGAACAGCCGGTGGGACTGCCGGTGCCACCGCCGCCGTGTCCGCGAGCGTGGGCACGGCCGCCGCCTCCGAAGAGGGCGGCGGTGGCGGCGGCCCCGACTTCGGCGGCTACCTCAGCGGCGCGAACAACTACGACGGGAGCGTGGTCGACGCGACCGGACAGGACGAGGTAACTGTCGAGGTCGGCGCGGGGAGCACTGGCCTCGCGTTCGGTCCGGCGGCAGTTCACGTCGACAACGGAGCAACCGTCGTCTGGGAGTGGACCGGCGAAGGCGGTGCCCACAACGTCGTCGCCGAGGACGCCGACTTCGAGTCGGGCGCGCCCATTGGGCAAGCCGGCAACACCTACGAGTACACCTTCGAGGAGGACGGCGTCTACAACTACTACTGCCAGCCGCACAAGGGCAGTGGTATGGTCGGTTCCGTCGTCGTCGGCACTGACTACCCCACTGCAAGCAGCGACGGCGGTGGCGGTGGAGAGTTGAACCCCATCCACATGGGTGTCCCGTTCCAAGCCCACTTCGTCGGCATCGCCACGATACTGATGATGGTGGTTTCGCTGATTTTCACCTTCTTCCTGCTGAAGTACGGTGAATCAGCCCACACCAAAGGAGGGAGCGACTGA
- a CDS encoding DUF7318 family protein, whose amino-acid sequence MASEGSSYGDIHRYEPPRESTAAALAIVLLTVVEVVFVGLFTYGLISGWGLTEVGNMYLGGILAVIFVDLAFIMLLYRKEFLPDVMIVKKRRRKWEDLYIREDQVDGTSLVDDPWDGVKRALYPYYKK is encoded by the coding sequence ATGGCGTCGGAAGGCAGCAGTTACGGCGACATCCACCGCTACGAACCGCCCAGAGAGAGCACCGCCGCGGCACTGGCTATCGTCCTGTTGACAGTGGTCGAAGTCGTGTTCGTCGGTCTGTTCACCTACGGCCTCATCTCCGGGTGGGGGCTGACTGAAGTCGGGAACATGTATCTCGGCGGCATCCTCGCCGTCATCTTCGTGGACCTCGCCTTCATCATGCTCCTGTACCGTAAGGAGTTCCTCCCCGACGTGATGATAGTCAAGAAACGTCGGCGCAAGTGGGAGGACCTCTACATCCGCGAGGACCAAGTCGACGGCACGAGTCTCGTGGACGACCCGTGGGACGGAGTCAAACGCGCGCTGTACCCCTACTACAAGAAATAA
- a CDS encoding ubiquinol-cytochrome c reductase iron-sulfur subunit encodes MPLDEDKYPSETGRRRFVKGVVGSAALAGVGTGGAAAIDTATSPTGVGGGITQFIGIENTDGPAPRGMPLVPLEIDDEGALRGVWPEVQTETVGGRQVTIAEGEINGVTYSSSWYQYCGIQNYAGLDPSADQDNYFRSVGSPPPGFTWQSEEKEAGDKLFVEDFDDYEEWGNGIGNDGVGKPAAANWRSDGDVQSIPVQIVRSPQVEQMANGEGEYSDLPERAQSFISGATQDGFMAWLNKCTHFCCVPGFKAYEGSAKFGAENEVYCQCHQSIYDPFSPVELQFVALPRPGE; translated from the coding sequence ATGCCACTTGACGAAGACAAATATCCGAGCGAGACGGGCCGACGCCGCTTCGTGAAAGGCGTCGTCGGCAGTGCTGCACTGGCGGGCGTCGGTACCGGCGGTGCGGCCGCCATCGACACCGCGACATCCCCGACAGGTGTCGGCGGTGGTATCACACAGTTCATCGGTATCGAGAACACCGACGGACCGGCCCCACGCGGAATGCCGCTCGTTCCGCTGGAGATAGACGACGAGGGGGCACTCCGGGGCGTCTGGCCCGAAGTGCAGACGGAGACGGTCGGTGGCCGTCAAGTAACCATCGCCGAGGGCGAAATCAACGGCGTCACCTACTCCTCCTCGTGGTACCAGTACTGCGGCATCCAGAACTACGCCGGACTCGACCCGAGTGCCGACCAAGACAACTACTTCCGGTCGGTCGGGTCCCCGCCACCGGGGTTCACGTGGCAGTCCGAAGAGAAGGAGGCCGGCGACAAGTTGTTCGTCGAGGACTTCGACGACTACGAAGAGTGGGGCAACGGAATCGGCAACGACGGCGTCGGCAAGCCAGCGGCCGCGAACTGGCGGTCCGACGGCGACGTGCAGTCCATTCCCGTGCAGATCGTGCGGAGTCCCCAAGTCGAACAGATGGCGAACGGCGAGGGCGAGTACAGCGACCTGCCCGAACGGGCACAGAGTTTCATCTCCGGTGCGACACAGGACGGGTTCATGGCGTGGCTGAACAAGTGCACGCACTTCTGCTGTGTCCCCGGATTCAAGGCGTACGAAGGGAGTGCGAAGTTCGGGGCCGAAAACGAAGTGTACTGCCAGTGCCACCAGTCGATATACGACCCGTTCAGCCCCGTCGAACTACAGTTCGTGGCACTACCGCGTCCGGGCGAGTGA
- a CDS encoding cytochrome b — protein MSLKKKDEHDHKGWMESRDLTVVEERYLAVLMWLDKRFRLVDYLELLEDLYYKVNMQMPKSHTEQYGLDNKFWYWYPLYALGSFSTLAYLVAAVSGALLGFYYAPAAAGATGDPTVAWNSVAAIMTDLNFGYMLRSIHRWSAQVMTAAVFLHMLRVYFTGAYKEPRELNWIIGIVLISMTMVFGYTGYLLPWNQLSFWAGQIGVEMALSIPMAGEWVAQLMFGGFTLTQATLQRMYILHVFFLPFLVTALIAVHIGIVWMQGIAEPH, from the coding sequence ATGAGTCTAAAAAAGAAAGACGAACACGACCACAAAGGCTGGATGGAGTCCCGCGACCTCACGGTCGTCGAAGAGCGTTACCTCGCGGTGTTGATGTGGCTCGACAAGCGGTTCAGGTTGGTCGACTACCTCGAACTGCTGGAGGACCTGTACTACAAGGTCAACATGCAGATGCCCAAGAGCCACACCGAGCAGTACGGACTCGACAACAAGTTCTGGTACTGGTACCCCCTGTACGCGCTCGGGTCGTTCTCGACGTTAGCGTACCTGGTCGCGGCCGTCTCGGGCGCGTTGCTGGGGTTCTACTACGCGCCGGCCGCCGCGGGTGCGACCGGCGACCCGACCGTCGCGTGGAACTCTGTCGCAGCCATCATGACCGACCTGAACTTCGGGTACATGCTCCGGTCCATCCACCGCTGGAGCGCGCAGGTCATGACGGCCGCCGTGTTCCTGCACATGCTCCGTGTGTACTTCACGGGTGCGTACAAGGAACCCCGAGAGCTCAACTGGATTATCGGCATCGTCCTCATCTCGATGACGATGGTCTTCGGGTACACCGGGTACCTGCTCCCGTGGAACCAGCTGAGCTTCTGGGCCGGACAGATCGGCGTCGAGATGGCACTGTCCATCCCGATGGCCGGCGAGTGGGTCGCACAGTTGATGTTCGGCGGGTTCACGCTAACCCAGGCCACGCTGCAACGGATGTACATCCTGCACGTGTTCTTCCTGCCGTTCCTCGTGACCGCACTCATCGCAGTCCACATCGGCATCGTCTGGATGCAGGGCATCGCGGAACCCCACTGA
- a CDS encoding cytochrome bc complex cytochrome b subunit, with protein MTANDTNTDSEKVTDGGEEVATDGTGIVPPDDETPTWRERKERTQGLSRLTYEYFERARREDQDLRQESSYVERDVLGFPAWPHEMIRNLALTSFFVGMILFLSATLPPEMLPPADASNTPAVILPDWYLYWSFGLLKLGPLNPDLSLLGGQKLMADRTYGVLANLVIVGAITIVPFVNKGAARRPVEQPFWAAVGVFGVVFAATISALSIKNLVPMDSHLLFDLTFLLPFVAGFITYAVLKSMREGYMFTLNRRYYRLRPPK; from the coding sequence ATGACAGCAAACGATACGAACACCGACTCGGAGAAGGTGACTGACGGTGGCGAAGAGGTCGCCACCGACGGCACCGGCATCGTCCCGCCGGACGACGAGACGCCGACGTGGCGCGAGCGCAAGGAGCGCACGCAGGGTCTCTCCCGGTTGACCTACGAGTACTTCGAGCGTGCACGCCGTGAGGACCAAGACCTGCGCCAAGAGTCCAGTTACGTCGAGCGCGACGTGTTGGGCTTCCCGGCGTGGCCCCACGAGATGATTCGGAATCTCGCGCTGACGAGTTTCTTCGTCGGCATGATACTGTTCCTCTCGGCGACGCTCCCGCCGGAGATGCTACCACCGGCCGACGCATCGAACACGCCCGCGGTCATCCTGCCGGACTGGTACCTCTACTGGTCGTTCGGCCTGTTGAAACTCGGGCCACTCAACCCCGACCTGAGCCTGCTCGGCGGGCAGAAGCTGATGGCCGACCGGACCTACGGTGTGCTGGCGAACCTCGTTATTGTCGGTGCCATCACCATCGTCCCGTTCGTGAACAAAGGTGCGGCGCGGCGGCCGGTCGAACAGCCCTTCTGGGCGGCAGTGGGCGTGTTCGGCGTCGTCTTCGCGGCGACGATTTCCGCGCTCTCCATCAAGAACCTCGTCCCGATGGACTCGCACCTGCTGTTCGACCTGACGTTCCTGCTCCCGTTCGTGGCAGGGTTCATCACGTACGCCGTGCTCAAGTCGATGCGCGAGGGGTACATGTTCACCCTCAACCGTCGGTACTACCGGCTCCGCCCACCGAAATAG
- a CDS encoding DUF7315 family membrane protein, protein MSSQDSSSQSTANGEPRVPDDVADDTAASDGDGSRDVEVPMRVYKAVTVFTTLFSVFAVVGGFILLDSATNRATASLSEINAPLALVGIGLIVAGAAAYAFSTRFRAAGMGKSKDDTDEPSDNG, encoded by the coding sequence ATGAGTTCTCAGGATTCGTCGTCGCAGTCGACAGCCAACGGGGAGCCACGCGTCCCCGACGACGTTGCCGACGACACCGCGGCGTCGGACGGTGATGGGTCCCGCGATGTCGAAGTCCCGATGAGAGTGTACAAGGCCGTCACGGTATTCACGACGCTCTTTTCGGTCTTCGCGGTCGTTGGCGGCTTCATTCTCCTCGACTCGGCGACCAACAGGGCGACTGCGTCGCTCTCGGAAATCAACGCCCCACTCGCGCTCGTCGGCATCGGCCTCATCGTCGCCGGAGCGGCGGCCTACGCGTTCTCGACACGGTTCCGTGCGGCGGGAATGGGAAAGTCTAAAGACGACACCGACGAACCTTCGGATAATGGCTGA
- a CDS encoding DUF7314 family protein, with translation MADEFAKGLGILTVAGLGWMVLSGWYTTASFEEGQLIAAPPENPDFYGQLALFLREALFWFAILGALTFWVVIPAVQQARETWAERSS, from the coding sequence ATGGCTGACGAATTCGCCAAAGGTCTCGGCATCCTGACTGTGGCAGGGCTGGGCTGGATGGTGCTGTCTGGTTGGTACACCACCGCCAGTTTCGAGGAGGGACAGCTCATCGCGGCACCACCCGAGAACCCTGACTTCTACGGGCAGCTCGCCCTGTTCCTCAGGGAGGCACTGTTCTGGTTCGCCATCCTCGGCGCGCTGACGTTTTGGGTCGTCATCCCGGCGGTCCAACAGGCGCGCGAGACGTGGGCCGAGCGCAGTAGCTAA
- a CDS encoding DUF7313 family protein has product MEPSVTLFGPLDTLVGPYIEWVILVLAVVNIGTRAIAHRKHVSQAADGADAVSRFIPHEAANVALAAAAFYYTTLHPHGGIVMSTLVLGAFVSDFFEFEARKVEARRGISLERPKAGIAASGLVFLYAAYQTLFFVIEPVWSAIV; this is encoded by the coding sequence ATGGAACCATCGGTGACGCTTTTCGGCCCGCTCGACACCTTAGTCGGTCCGTACATAGAGTGGGTCATCCTCGTCCTCGCAGTGGTGAACATCGGAACGCGTGCCATCGCACACCGGAAACACGTCTCGCAGGCCGCAGACGGTGCCGACGCCGTCTCTCGGTTCATTCCCCACGAGGCGGCCAACGTCGCCCTCGCGGCGGCGGCGTTCTACTACACCACGCTGCACCCCCACGGTGGCATCGTGATGTCGACGCTCGTCCTCGGTGCCTTCGTCAGCGACTTCTTCGAGTTCGAGGCCCGTAAGGTCGAAGCCCGCCGGGGCATCAGCCTCGAACGCCCGAAAGCCGGTATCGCCGCGTCCGGCCTCGTGTTCCTGTACGCGGCCTACCAGACCCTGTTCTTCGTCATCGAACCCGTCTGGTCGGCCATCGTCTGA
- a CDS encoding ATP-NAD kinase, with the protein MNEEARPVVGVVGESATVTDAIVAADGEVHATRGTDYPADLDAVVAVGEHALLSLTDAPPSVPVLPVDAGPGVRSVATDDALRAIERLVTGEGATVTVPILGITVDDTPRAHALADIALLTEEPARISEYAVTTGTDLVSRFRADGVVVSTPVGSHGYARAVDAPVVAPDTGVVAVAPVGPFATEADSWVLPTDGVSLTVERDEAPVELLADDRVVGPVPPGDPVGISVADTLRVVVLPESAPPFEQE; encoded by the coding sequence ATGAACGAGGAGGCCCGTCCGGTCGTCGGCGTCGTCGGGGAGTCGGCCACGGTCACCGACGCAATCGTGGCCGCGGACGGTGAGGTACACGCCACACGGGGGACCGACTACCCCGCCGACCTCGACGCCGTCGTCGCAGTCGGTGAGCACGCCCTCCTCTCGCTGACCGACGCCCCGCCGTCCGTCCCTGTCCTCCCCGTCGACGCCGGGCCGGGCGTTCGCTCGGTCGCGACGGACGACGCCCTGCGTGCAATCGAGCGTCTCGTCACGGGCGAGGGAGCGACGGTGACCGTGCCGATACTCGGCATCACGGTGGACGATACGCCGCGTGCGCACGCACTCGCGGACATAGCTCTCCTCACGGAGGAACCTGCCCGCATCTCGGAGTACGCCGTCACGACCGGGACGGACCTCGTGTCACGATTTCGCGCCGACGGCGTCGTCGTCTCGACGCCCGTCGGGAGTCACGGGTACGCCAGAGCAGTCGACGCGCCGGTCGTCGCCCCCGATACCGGCGTCGTCGCCGTCGCACCCGTCGGCCCGTTCGCCACCGAGGCCGACTCGTGGGTGCTACCGACCGACGGCGTCTCCCTGACCGTCGAACGCGACGAGGCTCCGGTCGAACTGCTCGCCGACGACCGGGTCGTCGGTCCCGTCCCACCCGGGGACCCGGTCGGCATCTCCGTCGCCGACACGCTCCGGGTCGTCGTCCTGCCGGAGAGCGCGCCACCGTTCGAGCAGGAGTGA
- a CDS encoding M28 family peptidase — protein MDWIGDVFTSQRGWSHLESLVDVGTRMAGTDGERRAAELTRDALTEAGARDARITEFPLQGWTRGESRLVADGTEEDCIALPRSPADTATGRFVDAGYGRPEDFEEADCEGAVVMAASDVPEWYDRVIHRREKYHHAVEADAVAFVFRNHVEGCLPPTGSVGWNDDEIGPIPAVGVSKEVGCRVARRFEGEPVTVGVEADIHDATSRNVHAALGPDTDEEVLLTSHVDAHDISEGAMDNGAGTAMLVEVMGALAARESDLDTRVHAIAFGGEEVGLRGSEHHAARTDTDDVRVACNLDGVVRGRTLRAQTHGFQPLADAVETVRDRFDHPIELDPRMGPHSDHWSYVKRGVPACYVLSDTEDRGRGWGHTYADTLDKLDSRDLREGAILVTDLVVELADADRTVSHADTDTVAKALEAQGLAEGMRITGDWPF, from the coding sequence ATGGACTGGATAGGCGATGTCTTCACCAGCCAGCGTGGCTGGTCGCATCTGGAGTCCCTCGTCGACGTGGGCACCCGGATGGCCGGGACCGACGGCGAACGCCGAGCGGCGGAGTTGACACGCGACGCCTTGACCGAGGCGGGCGCGCGCGACGCCCGAATCACGGAGTTCCCGCTCCAAGGGTGGACCCGCGGCGAGAGCCGTCTCGTGGCCGACGGCACCGAAGAGGACTGCATCGCGCTCCCGCGAAGCCCCGCGGACACGGCGACGGGCCGGTTCGTCGACGCGGGCTACGGCCGCCCCGAGGATTTCGAGGAGGCCGACTGTGAGGGGGCCGTCGTGATGGCCGCCAGCGACGTGCCCGAGTGGTACGACCGCGTCATCCACCGCCGGGAGAAGTACCACCACGCCGTCGAGGCCGATGCCGTCGCGTTCGTCTTCCGGAACCACGTCGAGGGCTGTCTCCCGCCCACCGGGAGCGTCGGGTGGAACGACGACGAAATCGGCCCCATCCCGGCCGTCGGCGTCAGCAAGGAGGTCGGCTGCCGCGTCGCACGTCGGTTCGAGGGCGAACCCGTCACCGTCGGCGTCGAGGCGGACATCCACGACGCGACGAGTCGCAACGTCCACGCAGCACTCGGCCCCGACACCGACGAGGAAGTCCTCCTGACGAGTCACGTCGACGCCCACGACATCAGCGAGGGCGCGATGGACAACGGTGCCGGGACGGCGATGCTGGTCGAAGTGATGGGGGCACTCGCCGCGCGAGAATCCGACCTCGACACGCGGGTCCACGCCATCGCGTTCGGGGGCGAGGAGGTCGGCCTCCGCGGGTCCGAACACCACGCCGCGCGGACCGATACCGACGACGTGCGCGTCGCCTGCAACCTCGACGGTGTCGTCCGCGGTCGGACGCTGCGGGCACAGACACACGGCTTCCAACCGCTCGCAGACGCGGTCGAGACGGTCCGGGACCGGTTCGACCATCCCATCGAACTCGACCCGCGGATGGGACCCCACAGCGACCACTGGTCGTACGTCAAGCGCGGCGTCCCCGCCTGCTACGTCCTCAGCGACACCGAAGACCGCGGCCGCGGGTGGGGACACACCTATGCGGACACGCTCGACAAACTCGACTCCCGCGACCTGCGTGAGGGGGCGATTCTCGTGACCGACCTCGTCGTCGAACTCGCCGACGCGGACCGTACCGTCTCACACGCCGACACCGACACCGTCGCCAAGGCACTCGAAGCCCAAGGGCTCGCCGAGGGGATGCGTATCACCGGCGACTGGCCGTTCTGA
- a CDS encoding polyprenyl synthetase family protein, with amino-acid sequence MRDVLAEWRPVVDDAIAELLPRAVDEAYLDDLFGPPAYQYDATAVQSALADPIWELLDRGGKRWRAVVFLLLVEGFGEDPHDYLPYACIPEILHNGTIIVDDVEDGATMRRGDPALHLGHGTDIALNAGNAMYFLPLKVLSRNPADLDDGTRLDAYEMLTHELNRTHLGQGMDIQWHNEKEIRVGEPEYLEMCACKTGCLGRIVARLAAIVTGQSDAVEAAVADYAQSMSVAFQIGDDILDVEHTLDQAESVATAAEGGFDDDFGKEFGNDIREGKKTLMAIHAAEHAPPEDAARLEEILWAEDNSDEEVLEAIEILQATGSIEYARERALSLAANARDHLDGVPLEGEAAENLREFTRFVVEREA; translated from the coding sequence ATGCGGGACGTACTCGCCGAGTGGCGGCCGGTGGTCGACGATGCCATCGCCGAGTTGTTGCCCCGAGCGGTCGACGAGGCGTACCTCGACGACCTGTTCGGGCCGCCAGCCTATCAGTACGACGCGACTGCAGTGCAGTCGGCACTCGCCGACCCCATCTGGGAACTGCTGGACCGTGGCGGAAAACGCTGGCGTGCCGTGGTCTTCCTCCTCCTCGTCGAGGGGTTCGGCGAGGACCCACACGACTACCTGCCGTACGCCTGCATCCCCGAAATCCTCCACAACGGGACCATCATCGTCGACGACGTGGAGGACGGGGCGACGATGCGTCGCGGCGACCCGGCACTCCATCTGGGCCACGGGACCGACATCGCGCTGAACGCGGGCAACGCGATGTACTTCCTGCCGCTGAAGGTTCTCTCGCGCAACCCCGCTGACCTCGACGACGGGACGCGTCTCGACGCCTACGAGATGCTCACGCACGAACTCAACCGCACGCACCTCGGGCAGGGGATGGACATCCAGTGGCACAACGAGAAGGAAATCAGGGTCGGCGAACCGGAGTATCTGGAGATGTGTGCCTGCAAGACGGGATGCCTCGGGCGCATCGTCGCCCGCCTCGCGGCCATCGTCACCGGACAGTCCGATGCGGTGGAGGCGGCCGTAGCCGACTACGCCCAGTCGATGTCCGTCGCCTTCCAAATCGGCGACGACATCCTCGACGTGGAACACACGCTCGACCAAGCCGAGAGCGTGGCGACGGCCGCGGAGGGTGGGTTCGACGACGACTTCGGCAAGGAGTTCGGCAACGACATCCGCGAAGGCAAGAAGACGCTGATGGCTATCCACGCCGCCGAACACGCCCCGCCCGAGGACGCGGCCCGCCTCGAAGAGATACTCTGGGCCGAGGACAACAGCGACGAGGAGGTCCTCGAGGCCATCGAAATCCTCCAAGCGACGGGAAGCATCGAGTACGCCCGTGAACGGGCACTCTCGCTCGCGGCGAACGCCCGCGACCACCTCGACGGCGTGCCACTGGAGGGAGAGGCGGCCGAGAACCTCCGGGAGTTTACCCGGTTCGTCGTCGAACGCGAGGCGTGA
- a CDS encoding C2H2-type zinc finger protein has protein sequence MTHTTPTADDAPDANGDFAVPADDDAVRCRHCGAPFADDELLALHRGLDHPGDLSADEREAFETAYDAEQEEIRRFRLLALGVLVLLYFGLLMTYAVVA, from the coding sequence ATGACACACACGACACCCACCGCAGACGACGCGCCCGACGCCAACGGCGACTTCGCGGTTCCGGCAGACGACGACGCCGTCCGCTGTCGCCACTGTGGCGCGCCGTTCGCCGACGACGAACTGCTCGCACTCCACCGTGGACTCGACCACCCCGGCGACCTCTCGGCCGACGAACGGGAGGCGTTCGAGACGGCCTACGACGCCGAACAGGAGGAAATCAGGCGGTTCCGACTGTTGGCACTCGGCGTGTTGGTTCTGCTGTACTTCGGCCTGCTGATGACCTACGCCGTCGTCGCGTGA